A single genomic interval of Sphingopyxis sp. CCNWLW2 harbors:
- a CDS encoding glycoside hydrolase family 43 protein: protein MLFSGSANRLARRFVRRVAWGVAVAAIGGLASPAAAEEASVATFVNPLLPSGPDPWILQHGGYYYYTHTLGDRIALWRTDNVARLGEVEPVTVWTPPKEGANAHSIWAPELHRIDGKWFLYYSATASGFTDDDHRAVFVLENADTDPMRGKWIDRGRVNTAHAGIDGTVFDHGGKRYFVYSPYIGPDSAIAIAEMANPWTLKGREAVIARPDHAWERQGGRQIVEGPEFLAGPKGDLFLTYSASACWSDDYSLGLLRAPPGADPLDTAAWSKSPQPVFKSANGVYATGHNGFFRSPDGRENWIIYHANPAAGMGCTAKRAPHIQRFGWTDAGWPEFDKPVAIGKRLPVPSGGRER from the coding sequence ATGCTTTTTTCGGGCTCGGCCAACCGTCTTGCGCGCCGTTTCGTCCGGCGGGTCGCGTGGGGTGTTGCTGTCGCGGCAATCGGCGGTCTGGCATCGCCTGCGGCGGCTGAGGAGGCGAGTGTCGCCACCTTCGTCAACCCGCTGCTTCCCTCGGGTCCCGATCCGTGGATCCTGCAGCACGGCGGATATTATTATTACACCCATACGCTCGGCGACCGGATCGCGCTGTGGCGGACCGACAATGTCGCGAGGCTGGGCGAGGTCGAGCCGGTGACCGTCTGGACGCCGCCGAAGGAGGGGGCGAACGCGCATTCGATATGGGCGCCCGAACTGCATCGCATCGATGGGAAATGGTTCCTCTATTATTCCGCGACCGCCAGCGGTTTCACCGACGACGATCATCGCGCGGTCTTTGTCCTGGAAAACGCGGACACCGATCCGATGCGCGGCAAATGGATCGATCGCGGCCGCGTCAACACGGCGCACGCCGGGATCGACGGCACCGTCTTCGATCACGGCGGCAAACGCTATTTCGTCTATTCGCCCTATATCGGACCCGACAGCGCCATCGCGATCGCCGAGATGGCGAATCCCTGGACGCTAAAGGGACGCGAGGCGGTGATCGCGCGGCCCGATCACGCATGGGAACGGCAGGGCGGGCGGCAGATCGTCGAAGGTCCCGAATTCCTGGCGGGCCCGAAGGGCGACCTGTTCCTGACCTATTCGGCCAGCGCCTGTTGGTCGGACGATTATTCGCTGGGGCTGCTCCGCGCGCCGCCGGGTGCCGATCCGCTCGACACCGCCGCGTGGAGCAAGTCGCCGCAGCCCGTCTTCAAAAGCGCCAATGGCGTTTATGCGACCGGGCATAACGGCTTTTTCCGGTCGCCCGACGGCCGGGAGAACTGGATCATCTATCATGCCAATCCGGCCGCGGGCATGGGCTGCACCGCAAAACGGGCCCCGCATATCCAGCGTTTCGGTTGGACTGACGCGGGCTGGCCCGAATTCGACAAGCCCGTCGCCATAGGAAAAAGGCTTCCGGTGCCGTCGGGTGGCCGCGAGCGCTAG
- a CDS encoding ComF family protein — translation MLHKPVMATTTGDVEKDGAPAGAWLGGLRAAARAIVDYALPPRCPGCGVIVGEDRQFCLTCWSSLHFLDGPSCSRCSIPLPTALPGGSSLCGACLANAPPFEGAPAAVAYGPVARTVALRLKYGRRAGHARLMARLMARQLAMLGDIDAMLLVPVPLHRWRLWSRGFNQAALIVDELARLTGAPRDHHLLLRTKATASLRGKGRRERDRIVAGAFALAGDAKARAAGRHLVLVDDVHASGATLRAAARVLGRSGAARVSALTWARVIPDALMTSNIFDFASLDSDMANEG, via the coding sequence ATGCTTCACAAGCCGGTGATGGCGACGACGACGGGGGATGTCGAAAAAGATGGCGCGCCGGCCGGGGCATGGCTGGGCGGATTGCGCGCCGCGGCGCGTGCGATCGTCGATTATGCGCTGCCGCCGCGCTGCCCCGGCTGCGGCGTCATCGTCGGCGAAGACCGCCAGTTCTGTCTGACCTGCTGGTCGTCGCTTCACTTTCTCGATGGACCGTCCTGTTCCCGCTGCTCGATTCCGTTGCCGACAGCCTTGCCCGGCGGGTCGAGCCTATGCGGCGCGTGCCTGGCGAACGCGCCGCCGTTCGAGGGCGCGCCCGCGGCGGTCGCCTATGGTCCTGTCGCGCGCACGGTGGCGCTGCGTCTCAAATATGGGCGGCGGGCCGGGCATGCCCGGTTGATGGCGCGGCTGATGGCACGGCAGCTCGCGATGCTGGGGGATATCGATGCGATGCTGCTGGTTCCGGTGCCGTTGCACCGCTGGCGGTTGTGGTCGCGCGGGTTCAATCAGGCGGCGTTGATCGTGGACGAACTGGCGCGGCTGACGGGCGCGCCGCGCGATCATCACCTGCTTTTGCGTACCAAGGCGACGGCATCGCTGCGCGGCAAGGGACGGCGCGAGCGCGACCGGATCGTCGCCGGCGCCTTTGCGCTGGCGGGCGATGCCAAGGCGCGCGCGGCGGGGCGGCATCTGGTGCTGGTCGACGACGTCCACGCCAGCGGTGCGACGCTGCGCGCGGCGGCGCGGGTGCTCGGGCGCAGCGGCGCGGCGCGCGTCTCGGCGCTCACCTGGGCGCGCGTCATTCCCGATGCCCTGATGACAAGCAACATATTTGACTTTGCTTCGTTGGATTCCGATATGGCGAATGAAGGATGA
- the grxC gene encoding glutaredoxin 3 — protein sequence MAKIEVFTKFFCPYCSRAKALLERKGVEYQEIDLTMDRAGFDAMVERAGGARTVPQIFIDGKHIGGSDDMAALDARGGLDPLLGLG from the coding sequence ATGGCCAAGATCGAAGTGTTTACGAAGTTCTTCTGCCCCTATTGCTCGCGCGCCAAGGCGCTGCTCGAACGCAAGGGCGTCGAATATCAGGAAATCGACCTGACGATGGACCGTGCCGGGTTCGACGCGATGGTCGAGCGCGCGGGTGGCGCGCGCACCGTCCCGCAGATATTCATCGACGGCAAGCATATCGGCGGCAGCGACGATATGGCGGCGCTCGACGCGCGCGGCGGGCTCGATCCGTTGTTGGGACTGGGCTGA
- a CDS encoding Flp family type IVb pilin, translating into MKFIKKFVRDTKAATAIEYGLIAALIAVAGIAAMGAVGNSVGNTFNKVSTELNNKNK; encoded by the coding sequence ATGAAGTTCATCAAGAAGTTCGTTCGCGATACCAAAGCCGCCACCGCCATCGAATATGGCCTGATCGCGGCCCTCATCGCCGTCGCCGGCATCGCCGCGATGGGCGCAGTCGGCAACAGCGTCGGCAACACCTTCAACAAGGTTTCGACCGAGCTCAACAACAAGAATAAGTAA
- a CDS encoding methyltransferase domain-containing protein produces MSQPPRPLFSPARHRAQRDRMAHLPASANFLAPLIAETLLDRLAMVTREFSRTLLIGAHDTALADHLRATGTTLTIAEAGSRLAARSGAIAVEADAIDLPFASFDLIVWPGGLDSVNDVPGALLRLRALLAPDGLLLGAFVGDGSLPRLRRAVMTDGVRSVARLHPQIDLAAMGNLLQRVGFTLPVVDVDALTVRYGDWFALVRDLRAAGLSSRLAPAPPPLTREETVRIAAAFAGQADPDGRIAESFRIVHFSGWAPHPDQPQPARRGSGTASLAEALKPKD; encoded by the coding sequence ATGTCGCAGCCTCCCCGCCCGCTATTCTCTCCGGCCCGCCACCGCGCCCAGCGCGACCGCATGGCGCACCTGCCCGCATCGGCCAATTTCCTCGCGCCGCTCATCGCCGAAACCCTGCTCGACCGGCTGGCGATGGTGACGCGCGAGTTTTCCCGCACATTGCTAATCGGCGCGCACGACACCGCGCTCGCCGATCATCTGCGCGCGACCGGCACCACCCTCACCATCGCCGAGGCGGGGTCGCGCCTTGCCGCCCGCAGCGGCGCCATCGCGGTCGAGGCCGACGCGATCGACCTGCCCTTCGCCAGTTTCGATCTCATCGTCTGGCCCGGGGGGCTCGATAGCGTCAACGACGTCCCCGGCGCGCTGCTCCGCCTCCGCGCGCTGCTCGCCCCCGACGGCCTGCTGCTCGGCGCCTTCGTCGGCGACGGCAGCCTGCCCCGGCTGCGCCGCGCGGTTATGACCGATGGCGTGCGTTCGGTCGCGCGGCTGCATCCGCAGATCGACCTCGCCGCGATGGGCAATCTGCTCCAGCGCGTCGGCTTCACGCTGCCCGTCGTCGACGTCGACGCGCTGACGGTGCGTTATGGCGACTGGTTCGCGCTGGTGCGCGACCTGCGCGCCGCCGGCCTGTCGAGCCGGCTCGCGCCCGCGCCGCCGCCGCTGACGCGCGAGGAAACGGTCCGGATTGCCGCCGCTTTCGCAGGCCAGGCCGATCCCGACGGCCGGATTGCCGAAAGCTTCCGCATCGTCCATTTCAGCGGCTGGGCGCCGCATCCCGACCAGCCGCAACCCGCGCGGCGCGGCAGCGGCACCGCCTCGCTCGCCGAAGCGCTCAAACCGAAAGATTAG
- a CDS encoding TonB-dependent receptor domain-containing protein produces the protein MPALPTRGSYNVKEAYAELSAPVLSDTPFFDLLEFTGAVRWSDYSTSGSTTTLKGGVNWKPIQDLRLRASYAEGFRAPSIGELFGTQSRFDQQINDPCSTSTTTGQNWNNNSTVRTNCIAQGVPAAGYAQANPQISVLVGGNQDLAAESSKSWIFGGVYSPGFIPGLSIEANYYDIKIKGAIQAVNAEITLAQCAGQNDADACALVTRAAGGQLTFVEGLLQNIAGIRTKGIDANLTYRTQKTSAGRFGFTWNNTFLTQYDVIVPTADGSLVVSREGTEQGSPSQAFPKWKSVGILDWDGTSIGATLTGRYVSAIREPLANDNKLKARFYTDFQLRWFPAEDPEAFGFALGVNNLFNVKAPGCISCDINNFDPTAYDLPGRYYYVRASFKM, from the coding sequence ATCCCGGCGCTGCCGACGCGCGGCAGCTATAATGTCAAGGAAGCCTATGCCGAACTCAGCGCTCCGGTGCTGTCCGACACGCCCTTCTTCGACCTGCTCGAATTCACCGGCGCGGTGCGCTGGTCGGACTATTCGACTTCGGGCTCGACGACGACGCTGAAGGGTGGGGTCAACTGGAAACCGATCCAGGACCTGCGCCTCCGCGCCTCCTATGCTGAAGGCTTCCGCGCCCCGTCGATCGGCGAATTGTTCGGCACCCAGTCGCGCTTCGACCAGCAGATCAACGATCCCTGCTCGACCTCGACGACCACAGGCCAGAACTGGAACAATAACTCAACCGTTCGGACCAATTGCATCGCGCAGGGGGTTCCGGCCGCCGGCTATGCGCAGGCCAATCCGCAAATTTCGGTGCTCGTCGGCGGCAATCAGGATCTGGCAGCCGAAAGTTCGAAGAGCTGGATTTTCGGCGGCGTTTACAGTCCCGGCTTCATCCCCGGCCTGTCGATCGAGGCCAATTATTACGACATCAAGATCAAGGGCGCGATCCAGGCGGTGAATGCCGAGATCACGCTGGCGCAATGTGCCGGGCAGAATGATGCCGACGCCTGCGCGCTCGTCACCCGCGCAGCGGGCGGCCAGCTGACCTTCGTCGAGGGCCTGCTCCAGAATATCGCGGGCATCCGTACCAAAGGGATCGACGCCAACCTGACCTACCGGACACAGAAAACGTCCGCCGGGCGGTTCGGCTTCACCTGGAACAACACCTTCCTCACCCAATATGACGTGATCGTGCCGACCGCCGACGGCTCGTTGGTCGTCAGCCGCGAAGGGACCGAACAGGGCAGTCCCAGCCAGGCCTTCCCCAAATGGAAGTCGGTCGGGATCCTCGACTGGGACGGCACATCGATCGGCGCAACGCTGACCGGCCGTTATGTTTCGGCGATCCGCGAACCACTGGCCAATGACAACAAGTTGAAGGCGCGCTTCTACACCGATTTCCAGCTGCGCTGGTTCCCGGCGGAGGATCCCGAGGCCTTCGGCTTCGCGCTTGGCGTGAACAATTTGTTCAACGTCAAGGCGCCGGGGTGCATCAGCTGCGACATCAACAATTTCGATCCCACCGCCTATGACTTGCCCGGACGCTATTATTACGTCCGCGCCAGCTTCAAAATGTAG
- a CDS encoding alpha/beta hydrolase, translated as MIPNDSEALDRRTLLRLAGGAALAMGAPRALAANPAPTDVEQIWPGRELVRLWPGAAPGTPSRLPPFKIEDRGTPSFLNRVVSGISDPAMFVCRPARPNGTAILLMPGGGYGVEYVDNDGLREADYWTARGITAFILVYRLPGEGWVRHSDVPLQDAQRALRLIRARADDYRVASDRIMLLGSSAGGHLAGSLATRFGEDVYSPVDAADRQSARPDLAALLYPVISMQADITHSGSRAALIGAAAPLSLVDRYSVDRRITDDTPPMFLVAAGDDDIVPVENSILAYRAMLAQGRSVSMHLFETGGHGFGPNLPTASPASRWPDLLLAFAAAHGLLG; from the coding sequence GTGATCCCGAACGATAGCGAAGCCCTCGATCGGCGAACCCTCCTGAGACTGGCCGGCGGGGCGGCGCTGGCGATGGGAGCGCCGCGCGCGCTTGCCGCAAACCCCGCGCCAACCGATGTCGAGCAAATCTGGCCGGGCCGCGAACTTGTCCGGCTCTGGCCCGGCGCGGCGCCGGGCACGCCTTCGCGCCTGCCGCCGTTCAAGATCGAGGACCGCGGCACCCCCTCCTTCCTCAACCGCGTTGTGAGCGGGATTTCCGATCCCGCGATGTTCGTCTGCCGTCCCGCCAGACCGAATGGCACGGCGATATTGCTGATGCCCGGCGGCGGTTATGGGGTCGAATATGTCGACAACGACGGCCTGCGCGAGGCCGACTATTGGACGGCCCGGGGCATTACTGCCTTCATCCTCGTCTATCGCCTGCCCGGCGAAGGCTGGGTCCGGCATTCGGATGTGCCGTTGCAGGATGCACAGCGCGCGCTGCGGCTGATTCGCGCCCGCGCCGACGATTATCGCGTTGCTTCCGACCGGATCATGCTCCTCGGCTCGTCGGCGGGCGGCCACCTCGCGGGATCGCTTGCAACGCGTTTCGGCGAAGACGTCTATTCCCCTGTGGATGCCGCCGACCGACAATCGGCGCGGCCCGATCTGGCGGCGTTGCTCTATCCCGTCATCTCGATGCAGGCCGACATCACGCATTCCGGTTCGCGTGCGGCGCTGATCGGCGCGGCCGCGCCCTTGTCGCTTGTCGATCGATATTCGGTCGACCGCCGCATTACGGACGATACCCCACCGATGTTCCTCGTCGCGGCAGGCGATGACGACATCGTGCCGGTCGAAAACAGCATTCTCGCTTATCGGGCGATGCTCGCGCAAGGGCGCAGCGTATCGATGCACCTATTCGAAACCGGCGGGCATGGTTTCGGTCCGAACCTGCCCACCGCGAGTCCCGCGTCACGCTGGCCCGACCTGCTTCTGGCCTTTGCCGCCGCCCACGGGCTTCTGGGATGA
- a CDS encoding M48 family metalloprotease, with amino-acid sequence MTRKTKNGLAIKLAASAALGSLALTGVADAQLKAIKTATSISPAERKQGTDAHPQLMAEFGGAYNGPQAAYVNRVGQNIAVQSGLSRSPSDFTVTLLNSPVNNAFAIPGGYVYVTRQLMALMNDEAELAGVLGHEVGHVAAQHSKKRQSAATRNQILGVLGAVLGGAIGDNGGLLGGLGGLLQNNSMRVAQLATLGFSRSQELQADQLGVQYLRSAGYDTMALSTMLTSLANQTTLDARLSGGDARSLPEWASTHPDPASRVRNAQTLASRAGGSGGNRNADAFLASVDNVLYGDDPAQGVVEGRDFLHPDLRLRFTVPNGYGMQNAADAVSVSGNGGQAQFTTGPYSGDMNAYIVAAFRAVAGNASISPGAIQRTTVNGIPASYSTARVNTQSGQVDVTVFAYEFSRSSAFHFVALTQAGGGSVFNSMFSSVRRLSTAEAAAIRPRRIDVVTVGRGDTLASLARRMAYSNYQTERFQVLNRLTASSRLTPGQRVKIVVYASR; translated from the coding sequence ATGACCCGGAAGACGAAAAACGGGCTGGCGATCAAGCTGGCGGCATCGGCAGCGCTCGGCAGCCTGGCCTTGACCGGGGTTGCCGATGCGCAGCTGAAGGCGATCAAGACCGCGACGAGCATTTCGCCCGCCGAACGCAAGCAGGGCACCGACGCGCATCCGCAGCTGATGGCCGAATTCGGCGGCGCTTATAATGGCCCGCAGGCCGCCTATGTGAACCGCGTCGGGCAGAATATCGCCGTTCAGTCGGGCCTGTCGCGCTCACCCAGCGATTTTACCGTCACCTTGCTCAATTCGCCGGTGAACAATGCCTTCGCGATCCCGGGGGGCTATGTTTACGTGACGCGCCAGTTGATGGCGCTGATGAATGACGAAGCCGAACTCGCCGGCGTGCTCGGGCATGAGGTCGGCCATGTCGCGGCGCAGCACAGCAAGAAGCGCCAGTCGGCGGCGACGCGCAACCAGATCCTCGGCGTGCTCGGCGCAGTGCTGGGCGGGGCGATCGGCGACAATGGCGGGCTGCTCGGCGGGCTGGGCGGGCTGCTCCAGAATAATTCGATGCGCGTGGCACAGCTCGCGACATTGGGCTTTTCGCGCAGCCAGGAATTGCAGGCCGACCAGCTCGGCGTCCAATATCTGCGCAGCGCGGGCTATGACACGATGGCGCTGTCGACGATGCTGACGAGCCTCGCCAACCAGACGACGCTCGACGCGCGCCTGTCGGGCGGCGACGCGCGCTCGCTGCCCGAATGGGCGAGCACCCACCCGGACCCCGCGTCGCGCGTGCGCAACGCGCAGACGCTGGCGAGCCGGGCGGGCGGCAGCGGCGGCAACCGCAATGCCGATGCCTTTCTCGCTTCGGTCGATAATGTGCTTTATGGCGACGATCCGGCGCAGGGCGTGGTCGAGGGGCGGGATTTCCTGCACCCCGATCTCCGGCTGCGTTTCACGGTGCCGAACGGCTATGGCATGCAGAATGCCGCCGATGCGGTGTCGGTCAGCGGCAATGGCGGGCAAGCGCAGTTCACGACGGGGCCGTACAGCGGCGACATGAATGCCTATATCGTCGCCGCGTTCAGGGCGGTGGCAGGTAACGCGTCGATCAGCCCCGGCGCGATCCAGCGCACGACGGTGAACGGCATCCCGGCATCCTATTCAACCGCACGCGTGAATACCCAGTCGGGACAGGTCGATGTCACCGTATTCGCTTATGAATTTTCTCGCAGCAGCGCGTTTCATTTCGTCGCGCTGACGCAGGCGGGCGGCGGCAGCGTGTTCAATTCGATGTTCAGCAGCGTCCGGCGGCTGAGCACAGCGGAAGCGGCGGCGATCAGGCCGCGGCGGATCGATGTCGTGACCGTCGGGCGCGGCGATACACTCGCCAGCCTCGCGCGGCGAATGGCTTATAGCAATTATCAGACCGAACGGTTCCAGGTGCTCAACCGCCTGACCGCATCGAGCCGCCTGACCCCGGGACAGCGGGTGAAGATCGTCGTGTACGCGAGCAGATAA
- a CDS encoding DUF1178 family protein, giving the protein MIVFDLCCAAGDHRFEAWFASSESFSDQQARGLINCPVCGDDDVKKAVMAPRVGAKSNRQGAVQPPTKPADSPEPSPDLVRKLFADIAAKQAEMLPQSRWVGRDFADAARAMHEGRAAEDLIHGQASPEEAQSLHDDGIAAMPLLVPIVPPEAAN; this is encoded by the coding sequence TTGATCGTTTTCGACCTTTGCTGCGCCGCCGGTGATCACCGTTTCGAGGCCTGGTTCGCGAGCAGCGAGAGTTTCTCCGACCAGCAGGCGCGTGGGCTGATCAACTGCCCGGTGTGCGGCGATGACGATGTGAAAAAGGCGGTGATGGCGCCGCGGGTCGGTGCCAAGTCCAACCGTCAGGGGGCGGTGCAGCCGCCCACCAAACCGGCGGATTCGCCCGAGCCATCGCCCGACCTGGTGCGCAAATTGTTCGCCGACATTGCCGCGAAGCAGGCCGAAATGCTGCCGCAGTCGCGCTGGGTCGGGCGCGATTTCGCCGATGCAGCGCGTGCGATGCACGAAGGTCGCGCGGCCGAAGACCTGATCCATGGCCAGGCCTCGCCCGAAGAGGCGCAATCGCTGCACGACGACGGGATCGCCGCGATGCCCCTGCTGGTGCCGATCGTCCCGCCCGAGGCGGCCAATTGA
- a CDS encoding (deoxy)nucleoside triphosphate pyrophosphohydrolase: MSVPNPGKPQESSLVVVAAALVDRDGRLLVQQRPDGLSMAGLWEFPGGKLEPGETPEQALIRELGEELAIDVDHACLAPACFASDMLGDRHLLLLLFVCRKWRGVPAAQHASALRWVRPVELHGLDMPPADKPLIGLLEALI, encoded by the coding sequence TTGTCCGTGCCAAACCCCGGAAAGCCGCAGGAAAGCTCGCTCGTTGTCGTGGCGGCCGCGCTCGTCGACCGCGACGGAAGGCTACTTGTCCAGCAGCGCCCCGACGGTCTGTCGATGGCGGGATTGTGGGAATTCCCCGGCGGCAAGCTGGAACCGGGCGAGACGCCCGAGCAGGCGTTGATCCGCGAACTGGGCGAGGAACTTGCGATCGATGTCGATCACGCCTGCCTCGCGCCCGCCTGTTTCGCGAGCGACATGCTCGGCGACCGGCATCTGCTGCTGTTACTGTTCGTCTGCCGCAAATGGCGCGGGGTGCCGGCGGCACAGCACGCCAGCGCGCTGCGCTGGGTGCGCCCCGTCGAACTGCACGGCCTCGACATGCCGCCCGCCGACAAGCCGCTGATCGGCCTGCTGGAGGCGCTGATCTAA
- a CDS encoding Gfo/Idh/MocA family protein, translating to MDERKDFSRAREGAEIRLALVGIGKIARDQHLPAIAADPRYRLVATASRNDSVDGVPGYRNLDELLAAGVQLDAVSLCTPPEGRADIARRAIDAGLHVMLEKPPGVTADEVHALARHAAAKGVTLFASWHSREAAAVDTARDWLSGRSVTGGRIIWKEDIRQWHPGQEWILERAGMGVFDPAINALSILTRILPARFEVETAALDIPGNRSAAIAAACTLRSAEGYKIEADLDFLFTGAPRWDIEIATDAGQLTLRDGGATVELPGAAPHSGENREYPRLYSRFHALVEAGEIDADTAPLELVEQTYDLGTRRSAPPFEF from the coding sequence ATGGACGAGAGGAAAGATTTTTCGAGGGCGCGCGAAGGCGCGGAAATCCGCCTCGCGCTGGTCGGTATCGGCAAGATCGCACGCGACCAGCACCTGCCGGCGATCGCGGCCGATCCGCGCTACCGGCTGGTCGCGACCGCGAGCCGCAACGATTCGGTCGATGGCGTGCCCGGCTATCGCAACCTCGACGAACTGCTCGCCGCCGGTGTCCAGCTCGACGCCGTGTCGCTGTGCACCCCGCCCGAAGGACGAGCCGATATCGCGCGCCGCGCGATCGATGCCGGCCTGCACGTGATGCTCGAAAAGCCGCCCGGCGTCACCGCCGACGAAGTGCACGCGCTGGCGCGCCATGCGGCGGCAAAAGGCGTCACGCTGTTCGCGTCCTGGCACTCGCGCGAAGCCGCCGCGGTCGACACCGCGCGCGACTGGCTGTCGGGCCGCTCCGTAACCGGCGGGCGGATCATATGGAAGGAGGACATTCGCCAGTGGCACCCTGGGCAGGAGTGGATTCTCGAGCGTGCGGGCATGGGCGTCTTCGATCCCGCGATCAACGCGCTCTCGATCCTGACCCGCATCCTGCCGGCACGCTTCGAGGTCGAGACCGCGGCCCTCGACATTCCAGGCAACCGGTCGGCCGCGATCGCCGCCGCCTGCACGCTGCGCAGCGCCGAAGGCTATAAGATCGAAGCCGATCTCGATTTCCTGTTCACCGGCGCGCCGCGCTGGGACATCGAAATTGCAACCGATGCCGGGCAATTGACCCTGCGCGACGGCGGCGCCACCGTCGAGCTACCCGGCGCCGCGCCGCATAGCGGCGAAAATCGCGAATATCCCCGCCTCTATAGCCGTTTCCACGCGCTGGTCGAAGCCGGCGAAATCGATGCCGACACCGCGCCGCTCGAACTCGTCGAACAAACATATGACCTCGGCACGCGCCGCAGTGCGCCGCCGTTTGAATTTTGA
- a CDS encoding TonB-dependent receptor plug domain-containing protein, with protein sequence MTQFQQFARSGTAVIAVAAALASAAPGNAQQSEPLPQDSTAETSGETIVVTGSRIRRDPLDQEAPIAFIGQEDIAKTGLNSVNDVLQRLPSSGGGLNSKFNNSGNLGNPPDGGGVGAGAAEIDLRYLGSRRVLVLVDGIRYVNGASASGVPGSTDLNSIPESAIERIEVLQDGASAIYGSDAIAGVVNIITKKSQEGLRASAQVGGYGQGDGFTKSAQVSWGNGRGPTQIVVGANYVQQDGVLAGSRAISRFPAPYSNTCLDGGCSGFVPLGRFIVFGAPGARNDLTLRGPVIGRNPMYNAGNPTDPASDFKAFGNADRFNFGPFNYLQIPVERYGAFINARQEISDSINFSVRGIWNQRKSKNQAAPLPFGFGPAAGLTPVLDAITVDATNPFNPFGVTLDASNTDLVYRRFVEGGPRRFNQTVTTLYGVATLDGSFEFGGGRKWYWDVNAAYGRNKAKQTMFGNINSDRLRRALGPVAACTGECVPFNIFGGVGSITQPMMDYVMFTQRDRSRQSTFSASANLTGSLFDLPGGPLGIAVGVEYRKLKGSFDPDPIVAAGFS encoded by the coding sequence ATGACCCAATTCCAGCAATTTGCTCGGTCGGGAACAGCCGTCATCGCCGTCGCGGCAGCTCTGGCAAGCGCCGCCCCCGGCAACGCACAGCAATCGGAACCGCTTCCGCAGGACAGCACGGCCGAAACATCGGGGGAAACCATTGTCGTCACCGGTTCGCGTATCCGCCGCGACCCGCTGGATCAGGAAGCCCCGATCGCGTTCATCGGTCAGGAGGATATCGCGAAGACCGGTCTCAATTCGGTCAACGACGTGCTCCAGCGGCTGCCCAGTTCCGGCGGCGGTCTCAACAGCAAGTTCAACAACAGCGGCAACCTCGGCAATCCGCCCGACGGCGGCGGCGTCGGCGCGGGCGCGGCGGAAATCGACCTGCGCTACCTCGGCTCACGCCGCGTCCTCGTGCTCGTCGACGGCATCCGCTATGTGAACGGCGCTTCGGCGAGCGGCGTCCCCGGATCGACCGACCTCAACTCGATCCCCGAAAGCGCGATCGAGCGCATCGAGGTGCTGCAGGACGGCGCCTCGGCGATCTACGGGTCCGACGCGATCGCGGGCGTCGTCAACATCATCACCAAGAAAAGCCAGGAGGGGCTCCGCGCCAGCGCGCAGGTCGGCGGTTATGGCCAGGGCGACGGCTTTACCAAGAGCGCGCAGGTTAGCTGGGGCAATGGCCGCGGCCCAACGCAGATCGTCGTCGGCGCCAACTATGTCCAGCAGGACGGCGTCCTCGCGGGCAGCCGCGCGATTTCGCGTTTCCCTGCGCCCTATTCGAACACCTGCCTCGATGGCGGCTGTTCGGGCTTCGTGCCGCTCGGACGCTTTATCGTCTTCGGGGCGCCTGGCGCCCGAAATGATTTGACGCTGCGCGGCCCGGTAATCGGCCGCAACCCCATGTATAACGCGGGCAATCCAACCGATCCGGCAAGCGATTTCAAGGCCTTTGGCAACGCCGACCGCTTCAATTTCGGCCCGTTCAACTATCTCCAGATTCCGGTCGAGCGCTATGGCGCCTTTATCAACGCCCGCCAGGAAATCTCCGACAGCATCAATTTCTCGGTTCGCGGGATCTGGAACCAGCGCAAATCGAAGAACCAGGCCGCGCCGCTGCCCTTCGGTTTCGGCCCCGCCGCGGGGCTGACGCCGGTACTCGACGCGATCACCGTCGATGCGACCAACCCCTTCAATCCGTTCGGGGTAACGCTCGACGCGAGCAACACCGATCTGGTCTATCGCCGCTTCGTCGAGGGCGGCCCGCGCCGCTTCAACCAGACCGTGACGACCCTCTATGGCGTCGCGACGCTCGACGGCAGCTTCGAGTTCGGCGGCGGGCGCAAATGGTATTGGGACGTCAACGCCGCCTATGGCCGCAACAAGGCCAAGCAGACGATGTTCGGCAACATCAATTCGGATCGCCTGCGCCGCGCGCTCGGCCCGGTCGCTGCCTGCACCGGCGAATGCGTGCCGTTCAACATCTTCGGCGGGGTCGGTTCGATCACCCAGCCGATGATGGACTATGTCATGTTCACCCAGCGCGACCGCAGCCGCCAGTCGACCTTCAGCGCCTCGGCCAATTTGACCGGCAGCCTGTTCGATCTGCCGGGCGGGCCGCTCGGCATCGCGGTCGGGGTCGAATATCGCAAACTGAAAGGCAGCTTCGATCCCGACCCGATCGTCGCCGCGGGCTTCAGTTAG